A window of the Cannabis sativa cultivar Pink pepper isolate KNU-18-1 chromosome X, ASM2916894v1, whole genome shotgun sequence genome harbors these coding sequences:
- the LOC115698826 gene encoding uncharacterized protein LOC115698826 isoform X5, with protein MDNGETIAQWRKFYFQKFRIRVPEDRSDWDWPDGLSATSDFMKPKMTLPNVPSVSSNCSLVVHPSEGLVWSGQLFNNAVLPRSLHAEQCYLMDALQNKLKSNVEDSNHVSSFMGTSQNNFECRHSTCSTVSGSVGSGFQDPHQSIVASIDSNLKNGNSSFTAPGMQDVRTMGERSDFCMFKNASASVFAGKDTAFSNVELKLGQPYQISKNSEHSSSGPQLLDAVVNPSKLHPREQMTHNIADWGNAGVGQSLYFSAGPCSSLEKRERNQLNLGKVNNTAAVETSRGNLSQNAVVSLLTNFNLLVGNGSQVKPNDNMTSVIEHTVPDTQYDEPRFAKFDQSDVLCNSRNGLERQLNISGIGSHGLMIDKGKWGGFVEGGSHFVKDSGSRIPKQIEISTYHPPLSAAQGSSCSIYQLASVPPEAPDTRGVSNDVENICTFGSSLHVDHVNYSSSASPIGHGITTPSQVTKGVPLASYSCLVDQPSTFHREENISVSSHLVDDNLRMLALRQMLGQKHAFPSFGINKGNGRREGVSYLHHSLAESSARGDQCNGPGHTSSREVFEAPKPHPPSTCATSVSGCCDLSSLIRGSSIHSKEIAVPYQLSSDPIQNEQLSMSRSEKNIARLSEQEKCSGVPSTCFQRNCNPVHKNCLQNLETVGGFPSALKEQPEMPYGEASVISPRFCKNHIFQNDQGGSCNGKLLRNTVIHASQWRDVPSKVKGITNAMCGDTSAKHNIGTTQAIESFTEHETSNISSGSYAPAITKLSVDVSNMDCSSADAGNTGCISNLNDEGSGIEKCCSSDDAHGSERSPEFLGDIGKTNLNEYASSNNSNNHPSRSLLDELKLIDTMTWRKGGNQFEPGITLLNEETLSNKVNRCLKKGKKKSGRSSLLQYKSTKLANSSEFSSSDSSKRTKMLFLSNGKGKSFESCFDQHNSNHKLSLISSTKKPPRKRDLCNLYNDSRGKVVCCTEQSPSNCEIPGASNAEKFKRECIFNNETRTVKTYKFTSEMNSSCILQEDVCRWKSRPIVCGKYGELSDSDLVEEMSKPAKIVPLGRVLKRAKRCKLPKNEKALFTSMEELKITGNGGTDVNCNPFHLLETNKKSRSHETAVSGKITKEDTFLETMKNGCDNRDKKYAEEFSVLEIETNNRAEKDNAKGDCIPHVRMKLRPRENRKRSIHDLTTDEDQLSRNDEDMKHESCKNDEDRKHGLCKVAEISLQEQTCTSFCCVCGSSNEDEINNILECSRCLIRVHQGCYGVSRLPKGNWYCRPCRTNSKNIVCVLCGYGDGAMTQALRTRTIVRSLLRVWNVDIECMSRNKHFSANPFQNSLSRLDFSDSKCGGAATSFPVRPIHTKPMASSVFQVDMPCHLNAVQISPISEFRVDNSITAGLLDSTTKQWIHMVCGLWTPGTRCPNVDTMSAFDVSGVSCPRADMVCSICNRPGGSCIKCRNLNCSVRFHPWCAHQKGLLQSEVEGVDNEKVGFYGRCVLHATQSMCESDCNPGDGVTGSSGSEEVTCARTEGYKGRKRDGFWYKKFYSQIKGRGGCHVPQEQLNAWIHINGQKSCAQGHSKLTISDIEHDCRKEYARYKQSMGWKHLVVYKSGIHALGLYTSRFISRAEMVVEYIGEIVGLRVADKRENEYQSGRKLQYKSACYFFRIDKEHIIDATCRGGIARFVNHSCLPNCVAKVISVRNEKKVVFFAERDIFPGEEITYDYHFNHEDEGKKIPCFCNSKNCRRYLN; from the exons ATGGACAATGGTGAAACCATAGCTCAGTGGCGGAAGTTCTACTTCCAGAAATTTCGG ATTAGGGTTCCAGAAGATCGAAGTGATTGGGACTGGCCTGATGGATTATCTGCAACTTCTGATTTTATGAAACCGAAGATGACTTTGCCCAACGTTCCCAGCGTTTCAAGTAACTGCTCTCTTGTGGTTCATCCATCAGAAGGTTTAGTATGGTCTGGGCAACTTTTTAACAATGCTGTGTTACCAAGAAGTCTTCATGCAGAGCAATGTTATCTTATGGATGCCTTACAAAATAAACTCAAGAGCAATGTTGAAGACAGTAACCACGTCAGCAGTTTCATGGGAACTTCTCAGAACAATTTTGAGTGCCGTCACTCTACATGTTCAACAGTTTCAGGATCTGTTGGTAGTGGTTTTCAAGATCCCCATCAGTCTATTGTGGCTTCTATTGATTCTAATTTGAAGAATGGAAATTCATCATTTACTGCTCCTGGTATGCAGGATGTGAGAACTATGGGTGAAAGATCTGATTTCTGTATGTTTAAAAATGCATCAGCTAGTGTCTTTGCAGGCAAGGATACTGCCTTTTCAAATGTTGAATTGAAGCTTGGACAACCATATCAAATTTCTAAAAATTCCGAACATTCATCTTCTGGACCACAACTGCTGGATGCAGTTGTGAATCCATCAAAGCTGCACCCCCGTGAGCAGATGACACACAATA TAGCAGACTGGGGCAATGCGGGAGTTGGACAATCTTTGTACTTTTCTGCTGGACCATGTTCTTCCCTTGAAAAAAGAGAACGAAACCAGTTGAATCTTGGTAAGGTCAACAACACTGCTGCAGTAGAGACATCCAGAGGCAATTTATCTCAGAATGCCGTGGTTTCTCTACTCACCAATTTCAACCTGTTAGTTGGGAATGGCAGTCAAGTAAAACCCAATGATAATATGACCAGTGTCATAGAGCACACTGTTCCTGACACACAATATGATGAACCTCGCTTTGCCAAGTTTGATCAATCTGATGTTCTGTGTAACAGCAGGAATGGTCTAGAAAGGCAGTTAAACATCTCTGGAATAGGTTCCCATGGACTAATGATTGACAAGGGGAAATGGGGAGGTTTTGTTGAGGGTGGATCACACTTTGTGAAAGATTCAGGGAGTAGAATTCCAAAGCAAATTGAGATTTCAACCTATCATCCTCCACTTTCAGCTGCACAAGGAAGCAGCTGTAGTATATATCAGTTGGCTAGTGTACCGCCTGAAGCACCTGATACTAGAGGCGTATCTAATGATGTTGAGAACATCTGTACTTTTGGGAGTAGTCTGCATGTTGATCATGTGAATTATAGTTCTTCAGCTTCACCCATTGGGCATGGGATAACTACACCATCTCAAGTGACAAAGGGAGTTCCTTTAGCTTCATATTCTTGTTTGGTGGATCAGCCTTCAACTTTTCATAGAGAAGAAAACATTAGTGTTAGCTCTCATCTGGTTGATGATAATTTGAGAATGCTTGCCCTGAGGCAAATGCTGGGACAAAAACATGCCTTTCCTTCTTTTGGAATCAACAAAGGGAATGGACGACGTGAAGGAGTTTCTTATTTGCATCATTCTCTTGCTGAGTCGTCAGCACGTGGGGACCAGTGTAATGGACCTGGTCATACCAGTAGTAGAGAGGTTTTTGAAGCCCCCAAACCACACCCACCTTCAACTTGTGCTACTA GTGTGAGTGGCTGTTGTGATTTATCATCACTGATACGAGGAAGTTCAATACATTCTAAAGAAATCGCTGTGCCATATCAGCTTTCCAGTGACCCTATTCAAAATGAGCAGCTCTCTATGAG TAGAAGCGAAAAGAACATTGCTAGACTATCAGAGCAGGAAAAATGTTCTGGAGTTCCTTCTACTTGTTTCCAGCGCAATTGCAACCCAGTCCATAAAAATTGTTTGCAGAATTTGGAGACTGTTGGAGGTTTTCCTAGTGCCTTGAAGGAGCAACCAGAGATGCCTTATGGTGAAGCATCTGTAATTTCTCCAAGGTTCTGTAAGaatcatatttttcaaaatgatcAAGGAGGATCATGTAATGGGAAACTACTCAGGAACACTGTTATCCATGCTTCTCAGTGGAGAGATGTCCCAAGCAAGGTCAAAGGGATTACTAATGCCATGTGTGGAGATACTTCTGCTAAACACAATATTGGTACCACACAGGCAATTGAATCCTTTACAGAGCATGAAACTTCCAATATTTCTTCTGGGTCTTATGCCCCTGCAATCACTAAGCTGTCAGTTGACGTTAGCAACATGGATTGTTCTAGTGCTGATGCTGGAAATACTGGATGCATTAGTAATCTTAATGATGAAGGGTCCGGCATTGAGAAATGCTGCTCATCAGATGATGCACATGGAAGTGAAAGAAGCCCAGAATTTCTTGGTGATATTGGCAAGACTAACTTGAATGAGTATGCTTCTTCCAATAATTCAAACAATCATCCATCGAGAAGTCTTCTTGATGAGCTCAAGCTCATAGATACTATGACATGGAGGAAAGGTGGAAATCAATTTGAACCTGGAATAACCCTTTTAAACGAGGAGACACTTTCCAATAAGGTTAATAGATGCTTGAAAAAGGGGAAGAAGAAGAGCGGCCGTTCATCTTTGTTACAGTATAAAAGTACCAAACTAGCTAATTCTTCTGAATTTTCATCTTCTGACTCCTCCAAAAGGACAAAAATGCTTTTCTTGTCCAATGGCAAAGGAAAATCTTTTGAATCCTGTTTTGATCAACATAATTCTAACCATAAACTTTCTTTAATTTCTTCCACGAAGAAACCTCCTCGTAAAAGAGATCTCTGCAATCTTTATAATGACAGCAGAGGGAAAGTTGTTTGTTGCACAGAACAAAGTCCTAGCAATTGTGAAATTCCAGGGGCATCAAATGCAgagaaattcaagagggaatgtaTTTTCAATAATGAGACTAGAACAGTGAAGACATACAAGTTCACAAGTGAGATGAATTCATCCTGTATTTTGCAGGAAGATGTTTGTCGGTGGAAATCAAGACCAATTGTATGTGGGAAGTATGGAGAACTATCTGATAGTGACTTGGTGGAAGAAATGTCGAAACCGGCAAAAATTGTTCCTCTTGGTAGAGTCCTTAAACGTGCGAAAAGGTGCAAACTTCCCAAGAATGAAAAAGCTTTATTTACTTCTATGGAAGAGTTGAAGATAACAGGAAATGGTGGTACTGATGTTAACTGTAATCCATTTCACCTTTTGGAGACCAATAAAAAAAGTAGAAGCCATGAAACTGCTGTCTCTGGTAAAATCACTAAAGAGGATACTTTCTTGGAAACAATGAAGAATGGATGCGACAACAGAGATAAGAAGTACGCTGAAGAGTTTTCTGTGTTGGAGATAGAGACAAATAATAGAGCCGAGAAAGATAATGCAAAAGGAGATTGCATTCCCCATGTTCGGATGAAGCTCAGACCTAGAGAAAATCGGAAGCGCAGTATTCACGATCTGACAACTGATG AGGATCAACTTTCAAGGAATGATGAAGATATGAAGCATGAATCATGCAAGAATGATGAAGATAGGAAGCATGGATTATGCAAAGTTGCTGAAat ATCTCTACAAGAGCAAACATGCACTTCATTTTGCTGTGTCTGTGGTAGCTCAAACGAAgatgaaattaataatatactGGAGTGCAGTCGCTGTTTAATCAGA GTACATCAAGGTTGCTATGGCGTTTCCAGATTACCGAAAGGCAATTGGTATTGCAGACCATGCCGTACAAATTCAAAGAATATT GTTTGTGTTCTTTGTGGTTATGGAGATGGTGCAATGACTCAGGCATTGCGAACTCGCACAATTGTGAGAAGCCTTTTGAGAGTTTGGAATGTGGACATAGAATGCATGTCTAGAAATAAGCATTTTTCTGCCAATCCTTTTCAAAACTCACTGAGCAGGTTGGATTTCTCTGATTCAAAATGTGGAGGTGCCGCTACCTCATTCCCTGTTCGACCTATACATACCAAACCGATGGCTTCATCTGTCTTCCAAGTGGATATGCCTTGTCACTTAAATGCTGTACAGATTTCCCCCATTAGTGAGTTCAGGGTAGATAATAGTATAACAGCAGGATTACTTGATTCAACAACTAAGCAATGGATTCATATGGTTTGTGGGCTTTGGACTCCTGGAACACGATGCCCAAATGTTGACACTATGAGTGCATTTGATGTATCTGGTGTTTCATGTCCACGAGCAGATATG GTTTGCTCTATTTGTAATCGACCTGGGGGTTCGTGTATAAAGTGCAGAAATCTAAATTGTTCTGTCCGGTTTCATCCTTGGTGTGCTCATCAGAAG GGTCTGTTACAAAGTGAAGTTGAAGGTGTTGATAATGAGAAGGTTGGGTTTTATGGAAGATGTGTGCTTCATGCTACACAGTCAATGTGTGAATCTGATTGTAACCCAGGTGATGGGGTAACTGGTAGTTCAGGGTCAGAGGAAGTAACGTGTGCGAGGACTGAG GGTTACAAGGGCCGTAAACGAGATGGTTTCTGgtataaaaaattttatagtCAAATTAAAGGCAGGGGTGGATGCCATGTTCCTCAAGAGCAATTAAATGCTTGGATTCACATTAATGGGCAGAAATCTTGCGCACAGGGACATTCAAAATTGACAATATCAGACATTGAACATGATTGTCGG AAGGAATACGCTCGTTATAAACAATCAATGGGCTGGAAACATCTGGTGGTTTACAAGTCTGGCATACATGCTCTTGGTCTTTACACATCTCGCTTCATATCTCGGGCTGAAATG GTTGTTGAGTACATTGGTGAGATCGTAGGGTTGCGTGTTGCTGATAAGAGAGAAAATGAGTATCAGTCTGGAAGAAAACTTCAGTACAAAAGTGCTTGCTACTTTTTCAGGATAGATAAAGAGCATATAATTGATGCTACTTGCAGAGGCGGAATTGCTCGCTTTGTTAATCACTCATGCCTG CCAAATTGCGTTGCCAAGGTGATTTCTGTAAGGAATGAAAAGAAG GTTGTCTTTTTCGCGGAGAGAGACATATTCCCTGGAGAGGAGATCACGTACGATTACCATTTTAACCACGAGGATGAAGGTAAGAAGATTCCATGTTTCTGCAATTCAAAAAATTGCAGGCGCTACCTGAACTAA